The stretch of DNA ctcggcttttgatgcttATCAAGAATAAACATACTTTATGGGAACCAAAATGTTACCTTTCTGTGCGTTAAGCACATTAATTTCCAGAGGTGCAGTCATTTAATCAACATAATTTTTAGTTACCTGGGAACGGCACACAGCGCAACAAAAAGATTCCAactatgaaaaaaaaatattccagaTCCAATATTGATTTTCAATGGAATTAAACACCACGCAATTcctaaaatgcataaaaaatgtaattaaaaaactattaaGATTATTGCAAAAATGAAGAGGAAAAATGTGGTGACGTAAGCTCACTCTGTAGCGTTTtaataagaataataataataatagctgCCGTAAAACTATTTCTGGTTCTAAAGAGTTTACGGATGTGTCGGTCCATCTTGTTTGACACCTTGTTCTCAGAGACTCTAAGAGCTGGAACGACCAaagtttgtgtatgtgtgtttgtgtacgtttgtacatacaaacgTATGTATGTGGTTCACAACTAAATCAAacttaaatcaaaatttagtTTGACCGCTTCTGGCCCCCAAAATacgaaaatatgtttttatcCACAATTTGGACGATACCAGAAAACGCAGTATCGTAGAGAATGATCCAACCTATCTGATTTCTTAAACTACCCCTCTCTCAGGATCACACACTGTACCTTGTGCAGTgatcgtacatatgtatgtatgttagaAAGGAGCAAGAAATAATAGCATTAcggtattattattattgttattattattattattattattattactatccTGGCCCAAACACTTGTTTTGATTACACCACTCGACAAAATCTAACTTTTATTTCCGCAttgaaccaaaccgactttttctgatactGAGggctttaaattttttttaagaattatgatttttttctATTACAGAACTTCTTTAAATAGAATTTTTTagttctgcttcttcttttttacACATGAATTAAAtgtcttacatctggttgtaaaaaACTTAGCCATTCCACAATGggtaaaaatatttgaatgcgacttaaaTTTTCTGATTCCTGAACATCAAGAAAGCGGGAAACATTGAGCAACTTACAGCTTGAATTGTAACTCAATTGTAACgcaaagtttaaataaaagtaaaaatatggaaataataggTCGAGATATTTAAATTCATTgctaataaatgttttttgatagttgtttgtacttttttaattgtccaatgttttattagtttatttttcttaacTTGGTACTAACAATGGCACGTgtgttctgtggaatattacttttgcactgcacaccactgcacagagGTTCAAGATACATGTTATTAACCCATTATTATAGAATCACGTGGTGTAAATggtttttgccccttttcttcaaatttttaatttttatacatctgccatctacatctacatcacttctcacgcgaACACGCTCtgttagctcgcccccctcccctagcaGAGTGAGAATGTGCTGGgtggggtgggtttagccactgcaaattaattgcttcattctggctataataatgatccagtCTGATCCGAATTCGgtaatctgatagatatggtccttcatTACataatggcgtttttagtttttttttgatcttccaaattgtggctgtgggagattttcgctctttgcggtggcggaaggaGTTGGggctaaattttgaaatacacttgtaacagtgcaTACAGCCacctggatgcaaaatttgtaGTGTTATGCTTGTAACATATAGAAAGAAACTCACCCGGTAGCAAGATTATTCCAAAAGTCCAGTAAAGTTCCATCCAACATAATATTTTTTCTCTACGCTGCGTAGTTTGAAACTCCCCCAAATATGGGAATATTATACACATAGTTCCTGCAACActaagaaaaaaatgttaaatatttagataaattttttaaatttacattatCATATCATGTTGTAAGGTCTTTAGTCAAAAAGCCTGCTAAAATATTAATGCAGTCGAACAATTTAAGCAGTATTAGGTTATAACGAATAGGTCTTAGAGACTACAAGATCTAGAGCAACCGATTTTAGTATCCAGACTCTGTAATATCACAATGTAACAAGAGCATTtctaaatttgaataaatacaaatgaaagTTGCAGAGATTTAAATAGGATTTAATCTTAACAATTTCAGAAAAATGTCAGAGTGATAATACAAGTTttcaaaagtatttatttgatttgaatcgaaTTAGGCTCTTCATTAAGGCACCTTCTGATATACGATATTGTCCATGAGAAAAAAATGGATTCTCAAAGTTGAGACCACATTTCAGTAGGATGAATAGTGGCTTCGTCATCGTTTTTTTCACAGTCATTCGATTTTAATGAATTCTGAGTACCTACGAGTGCTACCTATGATCTGACCAGTTCCCTTTTAACGGGCAAAGCCAATGTCAATATCATAGTGTCTGTGCGAAGTGCGggttacaaattaaaattaataaattgtgCGACCGAAAGACgtctacattttttttcaacatttttgggaGTATAAGTCAAACTATTTTAGCTCGGCCGACTGTCTATAGATTTTAATGTTCAATACCATAAGCGACGATGTAATAAACCtgtaaaaaaaacgagaagagacgtgtgagacgtttcttacgcatcacaacttttatacctggtactcagtactacatctgtttttttcccattttacattttttcttcatctgtcatctacatcaacatcaCTTCTCATcactcaaaaaataaaaaaaaactgctggacACGGTGGTCAcaggatataattttttttttcaatttttcctgATTTATTAAAGTCAAAATgtcgtaaaaaatacctcacaaaaatcatctttatacccggtactggaagaaaaaaatagtgtctattgtatttgtgcacaaaagtggaggtatgtaacgcacagaagaaaacgtttccgacctgATTAAGtctatatattcttgatcagcatcaataggcgagtctgtctgtctgtccgtccgtcttgtttgtcggctagttctcagagactataaaagctagagccaccaaattttgcctcTAGACTGCTGAAGGGCTACGTTATTTAAAACCTTCCGGTCGCAGTCTGCCACATGCTGTTAGACCGGATGCTACCCATTCTAAAAGGCTATTTTTTAATAATGGTGCCGCTTCACCCAGTTTGATCTAAGCTGTGCACAACAGATCGAAGAAAGAGTCTGCCCCAATCAGCATATGGGCAATTCTCTGACGTCGATTTTGCCGTTTGTAAGCATTGAAAGCGGTAGAGCGTTCAAAAAAAGTCTTTAGGGTATCAATAATTTTAGAGATTTTGCAAAAAAACCACGCGATTCGCAAGGAACCAACCGATTGAAACTCAGACTTCAGCGAAAGTTGCTGCAATATATTAATAcgaatttataataaatatccATGATGTCTCTATAAATTGAcaaaaattttacaaaaatatgatttttacttcttttacaatttaataaaaGCCTCTGTCGCACGGCACAAAacattgtttgatttttagCAGATAAAATTATACTGTCATCTACATTGACATTACTTCTCAAACCAACACGCCTTTTAAGCTCGTTCTCTCTCGTCAGAACCGCTCATTACACAAGGCAggtgtgcgagagagagagcaagcaaaGACCAAGTCTCTGGATAGGTGGTGAGGGATAACCACTGCAAAtgtatttcttcattctggctatagtAATGACTTCATCTGATCCTAATTCGAGgatatgatagatatggccatatcttcaaaattgcgaATGCCACTTTCGTCATATTTGGGGCCGGAAAgggtaacagtgtgatattaCAGAAGTCTGAATGCAATACTAGCTCTAATGGTCTCTGAGGACAAAGAGATCATCAGGATGGACAAACCGCAGACGGACCGACATAGACTAGGCTAGACTAGACTGTTACATACTTCGTCCTaaactcttcgagtaccgggtagaATGATACTAAAGTAAAATATTAAGATATAATATATTaagcatttaaaattttcTTACTTGAATCCATTTATTAATCGTAAtaacataaaaatgaaatacattGGTGCCATTGATGATAATACTCCGATTATACCGTCTGCCAATAAAGTTGTGATTAAAACCACACGTCGACCTTTCGTATCCGCGAGGCATCCCCAAAAATATGAGCCAATTAACATTCCTAGCATAGGTGAAGCAGATAGCCAGCCTTTGTCTGTGGATGTCATGGCATAATCGCAGGTAGCAGATGGCAAAACGAAAGATATAATTGTCACACCAATGGCCGTGTTCATGTAAATTAAACCACATATTGTCagcaaaagcaattgaaaatatCCAAATCCAGTTTGAAGTAATGCGTTTTCATAGTCACTCGCAAAATCTTCCAAGAAGTCCAGGCCTggaatttaaaacaaaattatgaatacatatacaaatatatttatcttaCTATTCTTACTATGCTAACTCTgaaaaaatacataaacaaacgagaagggacgtgtaagacgcttcttacgcgtcacaaattttatacccggcactcagtactacctCTGCACCTTAgaggtgttttgtcaaatttaacatttttgcttcatctgtcatctaatcaacaacacttctcacgccaacacgctccgttAACTCgtcccccttccctagacccacacactgcagactcgcggcagaggcagaggccgcacactgcgcgaatcagagtgtgaatgagagaatgtgcaaaaacggacggatggacggacggacggacggacagacagacatggctatatcgactcggctattgatgctgatcaagaatatatatactttatggggtcggaaacgtttccttctgtgagttacatacaaccgttattctccacaaatacaatatttatttactaattaccctatttactcgtCGAATACCAGCTCTcgaaaattcttcaaaaaagttctgccacagaaaacagttatatgtacatatgtatatacatacatatgtacatacatataccatCACAAATATTCCCGAAATCTTTCagaaaaaatttgtttggttcATAACATATCTCAGTTTTTTTCATTCGGAAATTGGCCtgaaaaattgtatttttgctacttttaAAGGGATTTATAAGTTCGTTATTTTAAGTTGGACGAGCGGTTGAAATGCGAAACTTCAGCAGCGTTTCAAAGCTGCGATGTAGAGAACAGAGTTTAATATTAAAGATAATGAATCAAGGCTCCAGATCGACAGTGCAGGAGAACCATCACCAAGAGATGATGctaaaattgcaaaaacaaggCGAGCTGTGAAAGGGTCAAGgcgaacaacagcaaataattCTGAAGATCAAAAAACAAGGTGAAGCCCAATAACGGATACAGACCCTTAGCaagtaaaccaaaaaaactCTGAGACACCTCAGCGTTTGGATGACCAAATAAGAaaggaaacacacacttttATATGTAAGAGGGACTGCGGCAAGTGGAAGACCATCACGAATATCGACTAGAAAATCGTAAACGGGAATTGGAAATGGGGCAgctttttaatattattttagcAATTAAGCCGAAGGTCGCTACTCCTAGCTATGGTGGCAACATACTCTACAACATTTGGCGTTTTCGAGGCATAATTGGACGGAAGCAAATCAGGCAGCGGCATTGGTGTTGTCACTAAGGTGTTGTCTCGCAGCCGAGGTGCTACAATCGATTACCGACGCAGATCGACGCAGTTTATCGTCTGGAACTGAAGCGCAGGATACAACGATATGGAGAGTATATTCAAGAGTTGGCGACAAACATAGAACGACTTTCACGCCTGGCTTACAATGATGCGCCAGCCGATTTCCTGGAGAGATTCAAAATAAATGGTTTTATAGACGGAAtcagagatacatatgtatggacaCACGTCGCGCGAAAGCAGACCTGTTAAACTAGAACGAGTCGGCACAGAGGGTCATGGGTTACGATTGCTAGCGGCTAAAGGCGAAGACGCACAATAGGCATGGGtacacttacatacatattttaaaaatgattttcattGTTGCTGTAATCGTAGATGACATCGATTTCATGATTAGTCCTGGCTTCAGTCATggattaaaaaaatgtaattgtaTTATGAGCTGGGTTGCCTCTCAGTACAAGTACAGACGGCGGTTATGCGAGGACCATTTACGCAAGAGGAAGACAAAAAGGACACAGTTCAGAGGCGAGGACGAAGGCCATCAGCAAAGTTTCCCTGGATGTCGAACAGGCAGCTCCAGATTTCCGCGAGAAGCCCAGGCGATGAGCGACCGaacagcagtaacagcaggAATGAAGCGCTTTGCTTTGGCGCAGGCCGTTGACTCAAATCTGGAGGAGACTCAGAACTTATTCGGGACGAAAAAGCTTAGGTGGAGGTCAATGTAAGGAATATAAGGAATGTATGGCTAACCTAGTAGGCGGAATATACTGTAAGCTAACTTTTATGTTATTTGATCTTTAAAATTGCGTACGTTTTGCGACCGAAGCTAACACTTTTTCCACAAGTAATGAAATTAAGCACTCAAAAACTATCCATTTTTAGATGCCTAAAACAtgcgaagagtaaatagggttatattgtatttgtggggaataacggatgtatgtttttttgagccgtgttttaactttatttaagatctgtctttcgcagacaattattaaatttcctcacttttgggtacttggcaatcttatttcagttatctttatCGGTTGTTGAGTCCGAAAATCCTTAGCAGGCTGCTGGATATGCTGTTAtgtaattatcattactagcatttgaaccactgacgtttgttcggttcggttgtggcagccagatgagagtTTAACGCTCAGCACTATGGCTTGTGCCAaacggatgtatgtaacgcacagaaggaaaagtttccgaccccataaagtatatatattcttgttcagcatcaaaagccgagtcgatagagccttgcctgtctgtccgtccgtccgtcttgttgagcgcctggatctcagaaaCTATAGCTAGAGCctcaaaattttgcatccagatggctgtttgctcacactgttacaactatatttcaaaaatgagccccgcccccttctgcccccacaaagggcgtatccacagccacaattaTGAATATAAAAAACTAATAACGCCGTTCCGTAGGGAAgaactatatctatcagatcgccTAATTGGGAtaagattggatcattattatagccagaatgaagaaattaatttgcagtggctgcgcCCTACCAGTCCAGCTGTGACGcctaagaagcgtctcacacgtcccatcTCGTTGTTAAAGACAACGATAAAACACAAACTAAAATTAGATATAACCTGAAATAATACCTAGGAGTCAATGTTGCGAAGCAACTTTATCGGCGCTTACCTGATTTGGAAAAGGGTCTCCTTTCTTGAGAGATCTTTTCAGTCAATTTATGTAGTTTGTGGATTCATCTTACGTAACCACGTGCAAAAGTTTTAgcacaaaattatatttttcaatgATCAAATAAAGACCCTACAGCTAAGCGCTTGTCATCTGCTTAAAATGCTAAGGAGTCCTTTCTGCTTTCGGAATTAGATCTTACAGTGCGTAGCAGATATCTCTTTAAAATggttataaatttaattaacaatgGATTGCGTCATTCACTAACCCTTTCTCGATCAGTTCGATTACAGATGGCGTCAGCCTCATCACTTATTAAAAGCACGAGAACGGATCGCCCCCGAACACATCAAAACTAAGAACTTCGGGAGCCGAAGGCTTTTTAAATCTTATACTTATTATGTAATTTGACGTCACTAGTTGTCTCAAGTGTCATTTCATTCTCAAGTCATTCTCAATtgtaaaaacatatttatactTAGTGTGTAGAAAAACAGATCGTAATGCGGTATAAAATATCAATTGCTAAAATACTTACTCATCCTGTGTatgatttaaataatttttagaCTTGGCTTGCtcgaatttaaaatatatgtacgttgtatttttaaaaaaatatgcacTAGCGGGAATGATTGTGCAATGTGAATGTTAATATTGGAGCTAAAGGACCAacaataatttacaaatatacaaaacacaCGCCTTCTCACGACCAACCGACTGATGGGCGCGTCCGCTCCACGCATATAACCCAACCGGTCGATAACATGctggaaagatagatgttagactaatattcgaggaaatcACGAGATCAGGCCGAGGGCTCTAGCAAGCACAGACCGAGCAGCAAAGAACAACAGAACAAGCACCAGCAGAACACCAGGCCACTCGAAAAAGAGCGAGACCGTGGAGAAGCTAATTATCCTACTCCTACCCCAAGGCCTGTGAAGATCTTGCGCTAATAaaactactcgacaaaatcgatcTTTTTTTCCTCAAGCAACCAacccgactttttctgatagatttggggcattaaaattgtttaatgaaCTATGGACTTTTTTCTGTAGCGgaactttcttttttttaagaatttttgaAAACTCGTAATTTTtgtgttaatgctttttttagaggtagcgggTTGGTTTTGCAGCTACAAATATGACCCAAACACTTAGCTGTTTTAGTTTACCGTCTGcgaaatataaatgtaaaaaaattattatttttgtgaggtattttttacgaaatcATGaatttaaaaactcaggaaaagtggaaaaaaatatatcccatgtcctttatttttttgattaCAGGTGCCTTAATTCGGCGTCGTTCAAGGTATTGCTCATTCGAATCTATGTAGAGACGGCTGAACTAAAATTGGTCAAcctaaaaaaatgaaaaaaaaaaataaatacgttTTGGGAGATTTCTGGCAGAACTGCAAAAGCATTTCTGCCGTCAGTACtcgaaaaatactgaaaaaatacctgaatacaaaaaaattctAAGCTCTGCCAACTCTGCAAAGATGTTGGAGCAATACATTTACAGACGCCAAATTAATGCACCtatacacaaaagaaaacaggatacaatttttttttgacgttttctgagtttttaaattttgttcaAAATACCGCGCAAAACCATCATTTTTGCAGttgaaagcttaatatttctaAGCCGttaaactaaaaccaaaaagagtTTGTGTACACTTTGCAGATGAGTTCgtcagctttatagaatgaCTTAGTCCATAACAACCAGATTTAGGGTAATTAAGTTATGTGCAAGAgaagcgctacctctaaaaaaccgttaaaaaatgcaagtttacaaaattctttaaaaaaaagttctgccatagaaaaacaaaaaaacgagaagggacgtgtgagacgcatcttacatgtcacaacttttatacccggtactcagtcagtgtacctgtaccatattgttttttttttttaattttgcatttgacatttttaattttttctacacatgtcatctacatctacttAAATTCTCACGCCaacgcagaggcagagacgcgacagaagcagaggcctcacactgcagaagcagagtatgaatgagagaatgtgcaaaaaaacaacaaaagctgctggacagggtgggtttagccacagcaaattaatttcttcattgtggctataataatgatccaatcggaacCCAATTTGgagatctgatagatatggtcattcccttcGGAATAGCTTTTAGTTCtcttgtatcttcaaaattgtagctttgggaggttttcgaaCTTTTGGGGGGGCGGgactaatttttgaaatacactgggaaaatatgaaaatatgggAAAAAGTTAGTCTTGATCGATTATATGATAcaatgtaatgtaatgtaaaaTAGACTATGTAGAACCGATAAATAAACCCCGATATATGTAAGCGTTCTTTCATGCATCTTTTCCCATCAAGTAACCAGAACAGCTTCCCGGCCGTTCGGGTTTTTTCCGAAGGCCAACATACTATTCTTTCATGCTTTTGGAAAAAGTTCGAAAAAGTTTCAGGCGAAAGCATTGAagaacaaacgagaagggacgtgtgagacgcttatta from Drosophila subobscura isolate 14011-0131.10 chromosome O, UCBerk_Dsub_1.0, whole genome shotgun sequence encodes:
- the LOC117897540 gene encoding synaptic vesicle glycoprotein 2C-like isoform X4 gives rise to the protein MSLDFLEDFASDYENALLQTGFGYFQLLLLTICGLIYMNTAIGVTIISFVLPSATCDYAMTSTDKGWLSASPMLGMLIGSYFWGCLADTKGRRVVLITTLLADGIIGVLSSMAPMYFIFMLLRLINGFNVAGTMCIIFPYLGEFQTTQRREKILCWMELYWTFGIILLPGIAWCLIPLKINIGSGIFFFHSWNLFVALCAVPSILLGLWLFALPESPKFLLEHGESEKALEVLAHIYVKNTGQSRSNYPCTTLRESIRPLQRDGEANIDSYRLENNSSSELKSLFLEIWYQTKTLYKHPYLKNSLITCAIQFCLTTSYYTLMVWFPEIFQRYDDFEKTHPGTPASVCDISSIVTSNTLPVGNRSYSVFSHIYNWFGLHTNKFLATTVCSQIGN
- the LOC117897540 gene encoding synaptic vesicle glycoprotein 2C-like isoform X5 is translated as MSLDFLEDFASDYENALLQTGFGYFQLLLLTICGLIYMNTAIGVTIISFVLPSATCDYAMTSTDKGWLSASPMLGMLIGSYFWGCLADTKGRRVVLITTLLADGIIGVLSSMAPMYFIFMLLRLINGFNVAGTMCIIFPYLGEFQTTQRREKILCWMELYWTFGIILLPGIAWCLIPLKINIGSGIFFFHSWNLFVALCAVPSILLGLWLFALPESPKFLLEHGESEKALEVLAHIYVKNTGQSRSNYPCTTLRESIRPLQRDGEANIDSYRLENNSSSELKSLFLEIWYQTKTLYKHPYLKNSLITCAIQFCLTTSYYTLMVWFPEIFQRYDDFEKTHPGTPASVCDISSIVTSNT